GAGTGCCGGTGGACGGCACCGGGTCACACCGGGTGGTGATCGGTGGCGGCGCGCCGGGCGCCGACCCGGACGGCTTCGTGTGGGAGGCCGCCTCGGCCTGAGCCGGACAGCTCGGTCAGCGGGCCATCCAGCCACCGTCGACGACCAGGACGTGGCCGTTGACGTAGTCGGCGGCGGGGGAACTCAGGAAGACGGCCGCACCGGCGATGTCGGCGCCCTCTCCCCAGCGACCGGCGGGAATGCGTTCGAGGATGGATCGGGCCCGGTCCGGGTCGGTGCGCAGCGCGGTGGTGTTGTCGGTGGCCATGTAGCCCGGCGCGATGGCGTTGACCTGCACGCCGAGGGGCGCCCACTCGTTCGCCAGGGCCTTGGTGATCCCGGCGACGCCGTGCTTGCTGGCGGCGTACGACGCGACGCGGATGCCGCCCTGGAAGGAGAGCAGGCTGGCGACGTTGACGATCTTGCCGTGTCCACGCTCGGTCATCGGCCGCCCGAACGCCTGGCACAGCAGGAACAGACCGCTCAGGTTGACGTCCAGCACCCGGTTCCACGAGTGCCGGCTGACGTCCACCGAGTCCTCGCGCTCGATGATGCCGGCGTTGTTGACCAGGATGTCCACCCGGTGGTCGCGGTTGATCCCGGCGGCGACCCGCTCGACGGCATCGTGATCGCTGACGTCGAGGTCGACGGCCACCACGTCGCGGCCGAGGCCGGCGACCTGCTCGACGGTGCCCGACTGGCTCCCCGGCCGGCCGAGCAGCAGCAGGTCGGCGCCGGCCCGGGCGAGCCCGAGCGCGATGGCCTGTCCCAGGCCACGGCCGGCGCCGGTCACCACGGCGCGGCGGCCGTGCAGGTCGAACGGATGCACCGATCCTCCCAAGCCACCGCGTGGCGCGACGTGAACGAAGGCGACGATATCCCGCACGCGTCGCCGCGCACCACATGCGACCCGCGGCCGGCTGACTCGCTGGACACCACTTCCGGTCGACCGTCCGGCGGGATGCGTTCCACAATGGCGGAATGTTTCGGCAGGAATAGCGCGCGGCACCATCCGAAACATTCCTGACATCAACCGTCCTTCTCGGACTCGAAAAACACTCCTGGCCTGCCATTTCCGGCATGTCCGAGTTGGTGTTGCCGCAGCGTTTCGGCTTCGAAAACGCTTCAGCGCGCACTGCAAAATAGTCGACAGCGGACTTGAAAGGCATGGTCCTCCGACAGTTAGGGTCCTTTCCGAACGGCGGGGGTGGGGCCCGCCGATTTGCGGGAAGAGGCATAGGACATTGGCTGCCGCCGTCATGGTTTTCGTCTCGGTGGTTCTCTCGGCATTCGCAGCGGTCACGCTGTGGTGGACGATGCACGCTTGGCGCACGCCGGAGACCCTGGCCGCCACGCGATTCGCGCCGCCGGACGGGGAACAACACCTGACCTTCTCGCTCCTGGTTCCGGCCCGGCACGAACAGGCTGTCCTGGAGCACACAGTGGAGCGGCTGCTCCAGTCCACACACGAGGCCTTCGAGATCATCATCATCGTCGGGCACGACGACCCGGAGACCGCCGAGGTGGCCCACCGGGTGGCGGGCACGGCGCCGGGCCGGATCCTGGTGGTCACCGACCACAACGAGGTGAAGAACAAGCCCCGGGCGCTCAACACCGCACTTCCGTACGCCCGCGGTGACGTCGTCGGCGTGTTCGACGCCGAGGACCAGGTGCACCCCGAGCTGCTGGAGCACGTCGACCACGCGTTCCGCGCGACCGGCGCCGACGTGGTGCAGGGCGGTGTCCAGCTGATCAACTTCCACTCCAGCTGGTACAGCCTGCACAACTGCCTGGAGTACTTCTTCTGGTTCCGCAGCCGGCTGCACCTGCACGCCAAGAAGGGCTTCATCCCGCTCGGCGGCAACACCGTCTTCGTCCGCACCGACGTGCTGCGCAAGGCCAACGGCTGGGACGGCACCTGCCTGGCCGAGGACTGCGACCTGGGCGTGCGCCTGTCGAGCCGGGGGTCCAAGGTGGTCGTCGCCTACGACTCGACGATCGTCACCCGCGAGGAGACGCCGCACTCGCTGCACGGCCTGCTCAAGCAGCGCACCCGCTGGCACCAGGGCTTCCTCCAGGTGCTGCGCAAGGGTGAGTGGCGGCGGCTGCCCGCGATGCGCCAGCGCCTGCTGGCCCGGTACACGCTGACCGGCCCGTTCATCCAGGCCTTCTCCGGTGTGGTCATCCCGATCGGCGTCGCGATCGCGATCTGGGCGGAGCTGCCCGTGCTCGTCGCCCTGTTCACGTTCCTGCCGGTGCTGCCGATGGTGGCCACCCTGATGTTCCAGGTGATCGGCCTGCGCGACTTCGGCAAGGAATACCGGCTGTCCATCAAGTGGCACCACTACGCCCGTTTGATCATCGGAGCTTTTCCGTACGCCATCGTCCTGGCCGTGGCAGCGCTGCGTGCCGTCTGGCGCGAGTACACCGGCCGGCGCAACTGGGAGCTGACCTCCCACGTCGGCGCCCACCTGCGTGAGGTGACGCCCGCATGACCACGATCGAGCTCGCCGCGCCACTGCCCGCCGTCCCGGACGCGGCTGACGGCGTACGCAAGAAGGACCGGAAGCCGAAAGCGGACCTGGTCATCGCGCTGGGTCTGACCGCGGTGATCGTGGCGCTGCTGGCCTGGAACATCACCGGGTTCCCGACGGCCAGCGACGACGAGGGCACCTATCTGGCGCAGGCCTGGGCCGTGCAGCACGGCCGCGGGCTGGCGCATTACACCTACTGGTACGACCATCCGCCGCTGGCCTGGATCCAGCTGGCCGGACTCGCGTGGATCCCGGCCTGGCTGGCCCCCGGGCTGACCGCGGTGGCCGCCGGGCGGATCGCGATGCTGCCGGTCCAGGCGGCCGGGCTGCTGCTGGTCTACCTGGTGAGCCGGCGCATCGGCCTGCCGCGCTGGGCGGCCTCGCTCGCCCTGATCACTTACGGTCTGTCGCCGCTCTACCTGACCATGGGGCGGCAGATCTACCTCGACTCGTTCGCGGTCGTCTGGATGCTCGGGGCGTTCGCGCTGGCGCTGTCGCCGCGCAAGCATCTGTGGCACTTCGCGGCGGCCGGCGCCGCGGCCGCGATCGCCGTCCTGTCGAAGGAGACGATCCTCGTCATCCTGCCGGCCGTGATCCTGGCCCTGTGGCAGAACGCGGCCCGCAGCTCGACCCGGCCGTGGGCGATCGGCGCCTTCGCCAGCGGTCTCGTGCTGGTCGGCTGCTTCTATCCGCTCTACGCGGTGCTGCGCGGCGAGTTGTTCCCCGGTCCGGGGCACGTCTCGCTGATCGGCGCGTGGCAGTTCCAGCTCGGGTCCCGCTCGGGGTCGGGCAGCGTCTTCACGGCCGGTTCGGGGGCGTCGTCGCTGCTGCACTCGTGGCTCTACTACGACGCGGTGATCCTGATCGCGGGGGCGGTGGCCAGCTTCGCCGGTCTCGCGCTGCGCCAGGTGCGGCCGATCGCCCTGGCCGGCGCCGTCCTCGTCGTGGTCGCCCTGCGGCCGGGCGGTTACCTCCCGGCCATGTACGTCGTTCAGGTCCTGCCGTTCTTCGCGATCGCGATCGCCGGGGTGATCGGCAGTGTCGTCGCCGCCCTGCCTCCGGTGCAGGTCTGGTGGCGGTGGGCGGTGCTCGGCGCGGCGATCTCGCTGTCGGTCGCGGTGGTGGCGCCGCGCTGGTACGTGGGTGATCAGCGGGCGCTGACCACGAACGACAACGCGCCGTACGCGCAGGCCGCCGACTACATCCGCGACCGGTTGCCGGGCCGGGAGGGCGCGACCGTGGTGGTCGACGACGTGCTCTGGCTCGACTGTGTGGACGCCGGATACCCGCCCGACCGGGTCATCTGGTTCTACAAGATCGATCTTGACTCGGCGGTCGCCGAGCGGCTGCCCGGTGGCTGGCGGGACGTGGACTACGTCGTGTCGACGCCGGCCATGCGCCAGGACCCGAACAGCCTTCCCACCGTACGGACCCTGCTGACGAACTCGACCGTGATCGCCTCGTTCGGCCCACAGGACGGCCAGATCGAGATCCGCCGTGTGGACAAGGGAGCTACCGCATGACCGTCACCAGCGACCCAGCCGAGCTCGCCTCGGCCTCACCCGTGTCGGCCTCCCCCGTGTCGGATTCGCCCGTTTCGGATTCGCCGGCGTCGGATTCGGCGGCTCAGGCCCGGGCCGGCAAGGTGCGCGCGACGATGCGCGGGACCATCGGCGAGCTGCCCGTGCGGACCGCGTTGCGGCAGACCATCGTGGTGCCGACCTTCAACGAGCGGGACAACATCGTCACCCTGCTCGCCCGGCTCACCGCGGCGCTGCCGGCCGACGAGACCGAGATCGTCTTCGTCGACGACAGCACCGACGACACCCCCGAGGTCATCGCCGAGGCGGCGCTGAGCTGCCCGATCCCGGTGACCGTGCACCACCGTGAGGACGGCGTCGGCGGGCTCGGCGGCGCGGTGGTCGAGGGCATGCGGCTGGCCCGCGGCGAGTGGATCGTGGTGATGGACGCCGACCTCCAGCACCCGCCGGAGATCGTGCCCACCCTGATCGGGGCGGGCGCCCGGGACGGCGCCGACCTGGTCGTCGGCAGCCGCTATGCGGGTGGCGGCAACCGGGACGGCCTGTCCGGCGGGTATCGGCGGCTCGTCTCGGGTGGCTCGACCGCGGTGACCAAACTGATCTTCCGGAACTCGTTGTTGCAGGTGAGCGACCCGATGAGCGGGCTGTTCGCGATCCGGACCAGCTCGCTGGAGGTCGAGGAGCTGCGTCCGCTGGGCTACAAGATCCTGCTGGAGCTGGTGGTCCGCAACCGGCCCGGCCGGATCGTCGAGGTGCCGTACTCCTTCCAGCCACGGCACGCCGGCGAGTCCAAGTCGTCGATGGCCGAGGGCGTCCGGTTCATGAAGCATCTCGGGATGCTGCGGTTCGGCACCCAGCGGGCCCGGATGCTGATGTTCGGCCTGATCGGTGTCTCCGGACTGCTGCCCAACCTGATCGCGCTGTGGGTGCTCAACGACCTGGCCGGCGTGCACTACCTGCCGGCGGCGGTGCTGGCGAACCAGGTGGCGGTCGGGTGGAACTTCACCCTGACCGACACGCTGCTCTACCGCTCGCGCCGGGCGCACCGCAGCTTCTGGGGCCGGATCAGCCGATTCTTCCTGCTCGGCAACGTGGACCTGCTGCTGCGGATCCCGCTGCTGGCGTTGCTGGTCGACGGCGCGCACCTCGGGGTGCTCTGGGCGAGCCTGATCACGCTGGTGATCTCGTTCGTGGCTCGGTTCCTGATCTCCGACAAGGTCATCTATCGGGCGCGGGTGTTGAAGACGGTGACGGCGTGACCGCCCCACGACCATTGCTGAGTGACACCAACCGCAAGCAGATCGCTCGTACCCTCATCGTCGTTCTCCTCGCGGTGATCGCCGCGACCGTGCCGGCCGCGGCGCAGGCGAGCGCCAACCTGATCGCCAACCCGGGCCTGGAGAAACTCGACGCGAACGGGTTCCCGGTGTGCTGGGAGAAGTCGGGGTGGGGTGACCAGAGCTTCACCTTCGGGCTGACCGGTCCCGGACACACCGGCGCCAACGCCATGCAGATCACGCTCGCCACCGCGCCGAACGGCGACCGCAAGGCGATGATGCTGGAGAACCCGTCGTGCGCGCCGAACGTCACGCCGCACCATCAATACGACCTGTCGGTCTGGTACAAGACGACGACCGCGAACACGGTCATCACGATGTTCCGGCACGACGTGGCGCAGGGGTGGGTGTACTGGACCGACCTGGCGACGCTGCCGGTGACCTCGGCCTGGACACAGAAGACGGTCCGGACGCCGGAGGTGCCGGTCGGCACGGACCAGATCGTCTGGGGCGTCACCATCTACGGGGTCGGCACCTTGCAGACCGACGACTACGCGGTGAACGACGTGACCGCCCCGGCGGCCGGGACGTCGTGCAGCGCGGGAGCGGCGTGCACCAAGGGCACCTGGGCGGTCATGCCGTTCGATTCTCCGGTGCGCGGCATTCACTCGGTGGTGCTGCGTAATGGGGACGTGCTGCTGGTGGCCGGGTCCGGCAACAATCCGGACGACTTCGCCGCCAAGACCTTCAAGACGGCGGTCTATCACCCGAGCAGCGGGACGTTCACCAATGTGGCGACACCCGCCGATCTGTTCTGCTCCGGGCACGTGCAGCTGCCGGACGGGCGGGTGCTGGTGATGGGCGGGAACAAGGATTATCCGGCGGCGGACGGCAGCCACGGTTATGAGGGACTGAGGAATTCGTACGTCTTCGATCCGGCCACCAATGCGTACACCCGGGTCAACGACATGACCGCCGGCTCGTGGTATCCGTCGGCGACGGTGATGGGGAACGGGGACGTGATCTCGCTGGGTGGGCTCGGCGAGGATTCGTCCGGGACGGTGGCCACCCAGTATTTCTCGAACGCCGAGCAGCGCTGGCTCGGGCTCGACGAGGCGCACCAGACGTGGAACTTCTGGGGCCTGTATCCGTCGATGATCCTGATGCAGGACGGGCGGTTGTTCTATTCGGGCAGTCACGTGTTCGGGAACGGGCTGCCGGGGACCGGGGCGTCGATCTACAACTACGACACCTCTTCCATTACGCCGGTCAGCGGGTTGCAGAGGAAGGACGAGCGGGATCAGTCGATGAGCGTGCTTCTCCCGCCCGCGCAGGATCAGAAGGTGCTCACGATGGGCGGCGGGAACATCGACAGCAACCCGGACGCCAACGCGCTCACCGACGTGATCGATCTGAAGCAGGCCAACCCGGTCTACACGGCCGGCCCGCCGCTTCCGACGGGCAAGATGTATGTCTCGGCCGTGCTGCTGCCGGACGGCAAGGTCTTCGAGACCGGCGGCGGCCTGCACAACCGCGCCGACCCGGTGTACGAAGCGTCGATGTACGACCCGGCCACCAACACGTTCACACCCGGGATGGCCACCGATCCGGTGCCGCGGACCTATCACTCGTCGGCGTTCCTGCTGCCTGACGGGCGGGTGATGGCGGTCGGCGACAACCCGGGCAACGGCTCGTTCGACATGCGCCTGTCGGTCTACTCGCCGCCGTATCTGTTCCAGGGCGCCCGGCCGCAGATCCTGAGCGTGTCCTCGAATCAGTGGGCGTACGGGTCGACCCGGACCATCACGGTCGACGGCCCGATCCTCAAGGCGGAGCTGATCCGCCCCGAGGCGGTGACCCATTCCAGCGACCCCAACCAGCGTTTCGTCGACCTGCCGATGTCGGTGAACGGCGCAACGATCGGCCTCAACCTGACCTCGAACCCGAACATCGCCCCACCCGGCTGGTACATGCTCTTCGTGGTCGGCACGAACGGCGTCCCGTCGGTCGCGCAGTGGGTCCACGTCGGATGACCCTCCGACGCATCACGACGCTCACCGCGGTGGCCGCCCTGGTGGCGGCCGCCGCGGCGGTGCTGGTGGCGCTCGTCCGGGCGGGCCTCGACACGCCGTCACCGGTGGCTGCCGCCGCGCCCGCCATCACCGATTCGACGTGGCCGTTCCCCTCGCCCACCGCGGCCTCACGGTCGGCGGCCCCGGCCGTGAAGCCGGCCGTGGAGCCGGCCGGGACGACGCCGCCGGCTGTCGCGCCCGCCGCCTCGCCGGCCCCGTTCGTCCAGCATTTCGCGGACGGGGCCACCGCAAGTCCGTTGCCCGCGAAGAAGTCGCCGACCGCTCCGGTGAAGGTCCCGGCCTTCGCCGACGGCTGCGACCACAATTACGGCACCCCCACCCAATGCGTCCCGCTGACCTTTCCGGCCGGCGTCACGGATGCCTGCTCCTGGCTCGCGGCGCACGGCTTCACCGACCTGAAGGTGGCCGGTCGCGACGTGCAAAACCTCGACCCCGACGGTGACGGCACCGCCTGTAACTAAAGATATAAGTGTTTCAATATCTTGTGCTGGGTGGTGAACTCCTGTTCTCCTACGGCGGGCCGCACATCGGCCTCGACCCTAGGAGCCCCTCATGAGACTCAGAACGGTGACGGCAAGACCTGCCCTAGCTGTTTTCGTCGCGGCAACGATGGCGGTCGGCGCTCTGCCGGCGGCGGCCTCGGCCGACACTTCCCTGCTGGCCGCACCGCCGACCGTCAATGTCGCCGACGTCAACGCCCACCTGCAACAACTACAGACCTTCGCCACCAGCAACGGCGGCAACCGGGCCACCGGCACGTCGGGGCACACCGCGACGACGACCTATCTCCAGCAGAAACTGCAAG
Above is a genomic segment from Actinoplanes ianthinogenes containing:
- the kduD gene encoding 2-dehydro-3-deoxy-D-gluconate 5-dehydrogenase KduD, with the translated sequence MHPFDLHGRRAVVTGAGRGLGQAIALGLARAGADLLLLGRPGSQSGTVEQVAGLGRDVVAVDLDVSDHDAVERVAAGINRDHRVDILVNNAGIIEREDSVDVSRHSWNRVLDVNLSGLFLLCQAFGRPMTERGHGKIVNVASLLSFQGGIRVASYAASKHGVAGITKALANEWAPLGVQVNAIAPGYMATDNTTALRTDPDRARSILERIPAGRWGEGADIAGAAVFLSSPAADYVNGHVLVVDGGWMAR
- a CDS encoding glycosyltransferase, whose translation is MHAWRTPETLAATRFAPPDGEQHLTFSLLVPARHEQAVLEHTVERLLQSTHEAFEIIIIVGHDDPETAEVAHRVAGTAPGRILVVTDHNEVKNKPRALNTALPYARGDVVGVFDAEDQVHPELLEHVDHAFRATGADVVQGGVQLINFHSSWYSLHNCLEYFFWFRSRLHLHAKKGFIPLGGNTVFVRTDVLRKANGWDGTCLAEDCDLGVRLSSRGSKVVVAYDSTIVTREETPHSLHGLLKQRTRWHQGFLQVLRKGEWRRLPAMRQRLLARYTLTGPFIQAFSGVVIPIGVAIAIWAELPVLVALFTFLPVLPMVATLMFQVIGLRDFGKEYRLSIKWHHYARLIIGAFPYAIVLAVAALRAVWREYTGRRNWELTSHVGAHLREVTPA
- a CDS encoding ArnT family glycosyltransferase; the protein is MTTIELAAPLPAVPDAADGVRKKDRKPKADLVIALGLTAVIVALLAWNITGFPTASDDEGTYLAQAWAVQHGRGLAHYTYWYDHPPLAWIQLAGLAWIPAWLAPGLTAVAAGRIAMLPVQAAGLLLVYLVSRRIGLPRWAASLALITYGLSPLYLTMGRQIYLDSFAVVWMLGAFALALSPRKHLWHFAAAGAAAAIAVLSKETILVILPAVILALWQNAARSSTRPWAIGAFASGLVLVGCFYPLYAVLRGELFPGPGHVSLIGAWQFQLGSRSGSGSVFTAGSGASSLLHSWLYYDAVILIAGAVASFAGLALRQVRPIALAGAVLVVVALRPGGYLPAMYVVQVLPFFAIAIAGVIGSVVAALPPVQVWWRWAVLGAAISLSVAVVAPRWYVGDQRALTTNDNAPYAQAADYIRDRLPGREGATVVVDDVLWLDCVDAGYPPDRVIWFYKIDLDSAVAERLPGGWRDVDYVVSTPAMRQDPNSLPTVRTLLTNSTVIASFGPQDGQIEIRRVDKGATA
- a CDS encoding glycosyltransferase; amino-acid sequence: MRGTIGELPVRTALRQTIVVPTFNERDNIVTLLARLTAALPADETEIVFVDDSTDDTPEVIAEAALSCPIPVTVHHREDGVGGLGGAVVEGMRLARGEWIVVMDADLQHPPEIVPTLIGAGARDGADLVVGSRYAGGGNRDGLSGGYRRLVSGGSTAVTKLIFRNSLLQVSDPMSGLFAIRTSSLEVEELRPLGYKILLELVVRNRPGRIVEVPYSFQPRHAGESKSSMAEGVRFMKHLGMLRFGTQRARMLMFGLIGVSGLLPNLIALWVLNDLAGVHYLPAAVLANQVAVGWNFTLTDTLLYRSRRAHRSFWGRISRFFLLGNVDLLLRIPLLALLVDGAHLGVLWASLITLVISFVARFLISDKVIYRARVLKTVTA
- a CDS encoding galactose oxidase early set domain-containing protein, yielding MTAPRPLLSDTNRKQIARTLIVVLLAVIAATVPAAAQASANLIANPGLEKLDANGFPVCWEKSGWGDQSFTFGLTGPGHTGANAMQITLATAPNGDRKAMMLENPSCAPNVTPHHQYDLSVWYKTTTANTVITMFRHDVAQGWVYWTDLATLPVTSAWTQKTVRTPEVPVGTDQIVWGVTIYGVGTLQTDDYAVNDVTAPAAGTSCSAGAACTKGTWAVMPFDSPVRGIHSVVLRNGDVLLVAGSGNNPDDFAAKTFKTAVYHPSSGTFTNVATPADLFCSGHVQLPDGRVLVMGGNKDYPAADGSHGYEGLRNSYVFDPATNAYTRVNDMTAGSWYPSATVMGNGDVISLGGLGEDSSGTVATQYFSNAEQRWLGLDEAHQTWNFWGLYPSMILMQDGRLFYSGSHVFGNGLPGTGASIYNYDTSSITPVSGLQRKDERDQSMSVLLPPAQDQKVLTMGGGNIDSNPDANALTDVIDLKQANPVYTAGPPLPTGKMYVSAVLLPDGKVFETGGGLHNRADPVYEASMYDPATNTFTPGMATDPVPRTYHSSAFLLPDGRVMAVGDNPGNGSFDMRLSVYSPPYLFQGARPQILSVSSNQWAYGSTRTITVDGPILKAELIRPEAVTHSSDPNQRFVDLPMSVNGATIGLNLTSNPNIAPPGWYMLFVVGTNGVPSVAQWVHVG